taaaaattcggggcgaaattcgaaaaataccgacggaattttgaccttgtaccgacggatttgtaacctgttaccgacggatgTTAATTCCGTCGGGggagtccgtcggtaaaattgacctataagttccacccccgccgcttcgcctcattttttcttcttctccccgccgcttcttctcttctcctgcgTTTTTCAgcctagattttttattttttccccctcaatccttaaacactttcacctttaatctctagcaagatttggtgttgtaaatcttcattatattaaaaggtatgtgttttttttctaatttattttattttattttatttttagttgtttttatttttgttgtgttggtgttttttgttgcaatgtagataaagttttgaatttgacacattattaaggtatgtatatttcgttccctttttttttgaatattttttgaatttgttgaatatttgttaatttaattgttgaataattgaatttaattgttgaatttattgaatatttttgttgttgtgttgttagaattgttattaggtaatttaacttagaattagttaaagttgaattttttgaatattttttgaattttttgaatttgttgaatatttgttaatttaattgttgaataattgaatttaattgttggatttattgaatattttttgttgttgtgttgctagaattgttattaggtaatttaacttagaattagttaaagttgaattttttgaatattttttgaatttgttgaatatttgttaatttaattgttgaataattgaatttaattgttggatttattgaatattttttgttgttgtgttgctagaattgttattaggtaatttaacttagaattagttaaagttgaattttttgaatattttttgaatttgttgaatatttgttaatttaattgttgaataattgaatttaattgttgaatttattgaatattttttgttgttgtgttgctagaattgttattaggtaatttaacttagaattagttaaagttgaattttttgaatattttttgaattttttgaatttgttgaattaattgttgaataattgaatttaattgttggatttattgaatattttttgttgttgtgttgctagaattgttattaggtaatttaacttagaattagttaaagttgaattttttgaatattttttgaatttgttgaatatttgttaatttaattgttgaataattgaatttaattgttggatttattgaatattttttgttgttgtgttgctagaattgttattaggtaatttaacttagaattagttaaagttgaattttttgaatattttttgaatttgttgaatatttgttaatttaattgttgaataattgaatttaattgttggatttattgaatattttttgttgttgtgttgttagaattgctattagttaatttaacttagaattagttaaagttgaatttttgaatttttttgaattttttgaatttgttgaattgtaattgttaatttgttgaagtataatttgttgaatttattgaatttattttttgttatattttttattgttttgaatataattattgattaatttgtgaattgtaattgttaacgttgaatttatcttaggattaatagttgaatatgttggaataattagtatagattggttcgattggttgtggctattgttaatatttgcaggtttgtggatttgggtagtatcttttttaacttttgaattttattttacaattattaatataaaattgtttagatgcgcaaaatgaaaaccagagctggtcgtcaagtcgaatcaagttcgtctagcagcgatgatgatgtttccttaggtgcctctcaagaagaggcacctacaccacctgcgccgtcaaccgatgctgcctcttccagcgatgtttcacatcgcagacgcggcatgccttcgaagcggaatcaatttacccgccagttcgaggcacagtggaaggacgatctttcaatgtaagtttgttaatgttttagtttttttatataaaaaaaacaaatttaaaacataatttatgaagtaatcacaaattaatttcatttcttttcaggttcacaaacattgaggccgcccgattaatatcatcggcgtttaaagcgtcgatggagattccattgtttcaatggagtcagatatccagacatcctgaatggatgcctcaaatcaatgcatggtttcgtagatttgaggttcgtgttaatatataattttcagcttatttctaattataaattcatgttataattgtaaataaattattaacattttaaaaaattatttttttatatacagcatcgattctgctgggacgatgaacatgacagtgttgtgaggagggtgtgggaaaatcacgcggcaattaggtaacatcgaaaacaatacgacttttttttacataattatttatgttttgaaatgtaattttttcgtgcgtgaattaggttgcgtgatttttggtatgacgcccagaaaaaagcaaaaaaaaacagcgagggataaggggttacaaggctggaacgatgttgcggtttggagggatttcaaaccaatatacatcccggaagatatatggccgcactatcttcagcacgtgacgtctgagcggttcactcgacgctcacagtccggtgccggcaaccggaatcggcaaattcatggctcggttacaacgcacaccggcggctccgttccgtttgctgcacatgcgaaacggatggtaagattaatttaaatgaaatatatcgttcaattaatttgttgttaatacatttttttcattatatataggctacgtctcttggacgtgagccgagccctatggagctgtttgtggagacgcacgtgcggagtcatgaccgccaaaaggggacgcaacagttcgttgacaaccgtgctcaacagtttgtggtgtgtttgtttaaccattttattttgtaagttattattatgtttattgaattaaatatgattttttttttcaggagacctataataatcggttgagggagagatacggggatgatccttcgacccatccggaattcgatctggatttgtggatggaggctggatcgtcaggtggacccgataaaaattgggtttacgggctctccaacactaccgctgccaagttgcggtcgaccggtactgcttcaaccggtgggagctcccaatctgtatcgagctcccaatctaaggagtttgtggccttgcagcaaaggtgcgaccacctatcagaggcgtacacacaactcaaagaagagcaaagattggcgaacgaacaacacagattggcggacgaacaacgcagagcagagtctgaacaacaaagagcggcctatgaagagcttcgtcaaatggtcatgaacatgacacaaggcggaacatgtgcgcctaatcctttttggccgcctaacccccaccctcctcctcctcctcctcctccacctttatattaattgtttttttttttaaacacattcattttgtaatgaatattatttaactttgagtttttgttgcttaatataaattttatttgcataattggtttgtattactattaatttatattattttttctaaataattaaaaaaaaaaattacacagggatttaccgacggaataaatccgtcggcattggacagtgtctgagGTATGCCATCCCATCACTGACAtactcaccgacggaaataatccgtcggtataaaaataccgacgaatttacagacggatttattcggtcggtatgaaatatcaccgacacttttgccgacggagttagtccgtcggtatttacataacaccgacggaatgtattccgtcggtatattccaagcgggaaactttttttttttttggcgcgcacaggCCGTCGGCCGTcggtaaatgtgtttttttttattaccgacggatatagcgacggaatgtggaatcaccgacaaaaggtattccgacgggagtatgccgtcggtaatatagtcggtaaataatttaccgacgaacgttctGTCACACACCGACAGAATagttccgtcggtaaaactgtgaaatcttgtagtgtcaGTTGAAATTATCAAGTGCCAAACAATTAGGCATGAGTTTCATTTTAAGTTCTGTTCTGATGGGAACCAGTTGGTGTTAAGAACAGAATCAGTTGGTGTTTAGAACAGAACTAGTTGGTGTTTAGAACAGAACCAGTCGGTGTTACAGATGGGAACCATTGGCTTCTTACCAACAAGCAGCTTCAAATGATATTTGACGAATTAAAACAGAGAACCAACACCCCTACTGGCTAGTTTGCTTCTGATCTCAATTATCGatttaattacaatttcatttttattttttttgcttttaattgtgAGGAGACACATAATTAAGGGGCAGCATCAAACATTACGAGAAAAGGGCAATTATATGATCTTGAACCACTAGGTTAAGATTCATTCACGTGGGATTGCAACTGCCACGACTCCCTGTATTagggtcttttttttaattgtggttataattaatttttaaaatattttttttatttagaaatatattaaaataatattttttttatgttttaaaaattatttttaaaatcaacatattaaaataatttaaaaatattaaaaaaatattagtttgaaataaaaaaataaaataaatttaattttttaaaaaatatttttgaaataaaaaaaaatacgatcAAATACACATAATTGCAATTCATGCAATCATTCACAACAAAATTTCTTAGCAAAactgtaataataattagttgatattatgattatgattgttttttattttaaaatatattaaaataatattttttattttttaaatttatatttaatattaacacattaaaataatttagaaatataaaaaaatattaatttaaaataaaataatttatttaaaaaaaaaatacacgagAATGGAGATATGTCTGCAGGTAAAACAggaaagtaaaaataaagatttctCGACCAAAAGCACCCACCAAAGGCCAAAACAAAGCAGCAATCTCTTAGCTGTTATGTGTCAAACAGTGGGCCATGCACGTATATGCCTGTTCCTCTTCTCTCTCCTCCAGCCCCTTCTTTTATATAGGaacctttccttctctttctcctcATCAATTCCTCTCACAGACCCTTGGTTTTCTTCCTACACAAAATCCTCTCCCTTTCTAATAGTTCTTGATATACGAAGAAAAGCAAGGACACACAGATAGATAAATGGAAAAGTTTTCCAAGTTAACAAAGCTCAAGTCCGCCATAAAGAGATTGCCATCTTTCACCAAGACAGGCCGCACAAATAGCTCCATTGCTGCTTTTAACAACGATCATGATCAGTGCGATCAGTCTGATGATCACGTCGATGGCAAGGTTTCAAATGGACTTCATGCAGTTTATGTTGGAAAGTCAAGGAGGAGGTATCTCTTACGTTCCGATGTCATCTGTCATCCTCTTTTCCAAGGTTTAATGGACAGGTCAGGCGCTGGTTCTGGtgatgaagaagataatcaagtAGTTGTTGTTGCTTGTGAGGTTGTTTTGTTTGAGCACTTGCTGTGGATGCTTGAGAGCGGCGGCTCTCAGTTGGGGTCCATGGAGGAGCTTGCTGAGTTCTATTACACTTGCTGATGATGACGGTGATGGTAAGAGATTGCTGTAGTAAAAGAATATTAGAGGCATTCAAAGGAAAATAATCAAGTACTGTACTAATTGAGCTTGATTGCGAGGATAACCCATCTGCTTAATGGTGGATTGTGTTGTTAAAGAAGGTGATtagctagggtttttttttttttttttttctaaattttttaaaagtatacaGAGATTAGGTCATAGGTCATGAAATCAAGTTTTTAGCTCTTTATGCTTCGAGAAGCCATTAATCTACTCCCTAGCTATCTCTTGTACGTTCATCTTTATGCTTGAAGGCAGCGTAAGATCAAATGAATCACAACAGGACCACGGCAATATGTATGGTTCAGGTTGGCAATCAAATCAATAGGATCTTCTTGTAGTGGAAACTGTTAAATTACTCTCTCCAAGATCTCTAGAAGCCATGAGCATGGCGGTTCGAGGGTGGTGGGGCACGTTTGCTCCCTTAGATGTGACGCCAGCTTTTACTGTCCCTTTCTCCAGAATAAATACATGGTGGCCCGCCtatattccatttttttttcaacaaataaagaagaaaatactAAGGTAATGTATACATTtctaaaagagagagagagaaaaaaatgagattCTAATAATTGagtaaattaagtttaataaatttgactaattttaataacacaaaaaaatatgatgacaataaataaagagaaaaaaaactaacaaataaaaatataaaaaaaaccctgataTGAACTCATCTGTTCTAGCACGTCAAATATGTAGCTTGGTTGTGATGTTTGggtaattacattaaaataaaattgaataaaattatgaatcttagttattaaacaattcaatatcGAGGGatgaaacaatattttattttaaaaaaaaacatgacaaaaaaactaagtcaaatAAGGTTAAACAGCTAACTTCATGATGGGCATAGGATTAAGATAATtccaaagaaaggaaaaaataaacataaagatCAATTcccaatcaattaaaaattgaaggataaaaaattacttaaaaaaaataaaatgttgaaggatattttagataacaaagaaaatattaaatgagaatgTGAGAAccccatagaaaataaaatgaaaaaaatttgaagctcaatttttaataaaaaaaaaatgaaggttgaaattaaagaaaagaataaaatccaaaaaaaggtAAACAAAACCTGACTCGAGTCCATTCGGGTTAACATGCAAAATCTATGACTTAGTTGTAATATCAAGGCAGCCATATTGaaagcaaattgaataaaactatgAATCTTAATTATCTAACAACTTATGTCTTGAAGGGTGAGATAACTTGAGCCATTTTAATCAATGAAAAATctaatagaaagtaaataaaaaaaggaaaccaatctttaattaaataaatattgaatgataaaattaaaaaaaatatgagcttaaaaaaaaaaacaaaaaaccaagctAACTTTGACGAATCTCCTAAACCTGGGTTAATCTCCCAAATTCACAACTCCTGAAATCCTAGACTTGAGTTTAATCAAAAAGCTCAATTCCcaactaatttaatgttaaaaataaaactaaaataattatcaatttaaaattattttcaaaataaaaaaatagcaataaaaaaaataaggattaagtttgataggcaaaaaaaaaaaaaaaaaacaaaaccaaaggaggatgaaatcacaaaaaaatttcaatcttaaaaattatttccaataaaataaataacaataaaaataaggactaaatctaatatatgaaaaactaaaactagatgaaattaaaaaaatatatattaattttataagttatttcatataaaacaatataataataaaaaaaaaacaagtttaaaagaaaaataaattaaagagctCTTGAAGTACCAAGTGCAgaacatgagaaaaaaaaatataagaaaaaaaaagaaaagaaaagaaggtaaTTGGCGCCAAACCAGAGGTCTATTGATAACACAAGCTATGGAAGCCGGTATTTCATTGCCGGATAACTTCACACAATTAcctatgctatttttttaataatatttatatattttttttaaattagcaaaTAACCCCTAAGTAAACttgaatatgataaaaataccataatgaaaaaataaaaatgccctTGAACCcagtttaagaattttttttattgtaagggTAATTTACttaatcatatttttcaaaattaaaaaataaaaatcttgccACTTTATTGGTCCCCCTTCATTTTGGCCCTGTTACAGGAAACGAATCTTGAATTGTGTATTAGAATCTTTTTCATTATAGAAAATTTACTTCCGTCCACACCATcgatattattattagtattttattattattattgttgttgttgttgttgttattgattTAGCTTCTTAGACACCGTTTTGCAATGCGTTCCAAATGGTGTTTTGcccaaattcaatttttttttttttgctaaaattgagttcggtttgtactttttggatcgttttgatgtgctgatgtcaaaaataatttttaaaaaataaaaaaacatcattggcatgtatttcggcacgaaaaactatttgaaaagcaaccgctaccacactgtcaaacacgctcttagAGATCAGTTCATTAATTAGTACTGCTATGACAACTATATCAATATAAAATCCCaatcaaaatttccttatgGGATAAACATATTCAGATTCGTTtgatattattgataaaaaaataatatcaaatacaatATCTGTTAGGTGTTGTGTTTGTGCCgaagttttaataaattttaatttttttttttgtttttaattaatgttttttatatttttaaattgttttgatgtgttgatatgaaaaataaattttaataattaaaaaatattatttaatatattaaaaaaaaatattttaaaaaaataacattaccCATGCCACTAAAAAATTAGAGGGTTGGTTAAgtgatatattttataaaggTCAATGGTTCCTTTTATAGTCATCTCATGGTCTCTCTTCGAatcttatcaaaataataactatatactattattaataaaattataaatatttttttttaataaaaaattaatacaataagACTTGTGTTGTAAACGCTTACTCCCTTTCACCTACTCCTTCAGCATGAAGTGGGTGTGGTGggtaataactttattttatgtacttggaattttttttaataacaaagggtattcttaaattaattcacACGAGAttaagttcttttttaattttaaaagcatattttttatattggcccgtacatttaaataatttatttttttaactactaatctcgaaatttgaattcaaaatattaagagaAGTACACATCCTAGACCATAGTGTCTTTAAATTcgtttgaaattgtattttaaattgatatttttttaaaaaattaatcaattgtttttttttaaattaattttttaatatttatggataattttgatgtgttgatatcaaaaatatttttttaaaaaataaaaaatattatttcaatatatatatatataaataaaaaatactttaaaaaatgactattattatatttttaaataacatatagTGCTTATTTAGGTTTGCTTTCAATATACAATTGTAGATAAAAATTGGGAAACAAATGTTCATTATTATACTCATTACTCCGTACATAAAAGTTGGGACAATTGGCTAAGCAAAAAATACAGCaagtatttataattaattattagtcTTAGGAAGCAAGGGATAGAAGGCAAGATTAAACATGTGGACCCAAGGCACTAAAAATGTGAATAAGTTTGTTGAGTGTATGACGGGCTTGTTAACTGCTACAGGAAAAAGAGTtaggaaaatatataatataaatggaAATGATTGGGTGGTTAGAGATGCTTCTTTTAGCATCCACAATTATTATTGTATACTTGATGATGCTATTATATGTGGTTTGGtcatatttttaaggaaaataatTACCTTTTTGACAAAGACCAAGGGTCCCTTTTTTTAGTTGTAGTGTTTTTATTTGCGgtgtaaaaaatatagttaggtATTTAATAATACACTCAACTGTGTTCTATATTATGAGatccactaaaaaattaaatttgaaacatAGTTTTTATGAAGTTTTTACGTGTATTTTTAACTGAGTTTCGTAaaactctgtttgtttttgcgtttcaaaaacgtttttttttttaatttgaattttcttcaaattaaaatttttaatatttttagatcattttgatgcgctaatataaaaaataatttgaaaaaaataacaaaaaaatattttgatgcattttcaagtaaaaaacacttttgaaaagtaatcacaaccaaacattttatacatgttttttgctgCACATAAATCTCAACtacaatttttaccaaacacatatttaaaTTCAACTAACCACACCCAACCAcactttttttaaatcaaaataaaaaaagctaattCATGTTTTTAAGGAAAATCCAATTGCTATTATATGTGGTTTGGTCATgtttttaaggaaaataatTTACGTTGTTGACAAAGACTAACCAATGAGTCACAGAATGTCAGTGTTCGAAGCTTCTATTGTCAAGGGTTAATAGTCGATCCGTCTATGTTGCGGggagtttaattttttgatagtttttttcggatttgtatttttttttaaaataaaattttctattaatatatatcttgtttATCTTAGCCAATGACCCAACTTAATGGttttatctgaaaatattatttatgtttttttttaaattatgattattaaaaaaaattaaaaaaaaatcaaaatagtatattcataatttatgtgattgaaagctaaaaagaaaCCATAAAggttataaaatcattttccaaatcTATTTACACATTCTAATAATAAACAACCTATTTCATAAAAAtctattattagtatttttattttaagatcaaatacataataattaaaaaaatattaaattaaaattaataatactatttaaaaggcatataaaaattaaaaagtaagtgaatccaacaaatttttttaggagtgtaaaaaaaaaaaaaaaacaaagtaacaaaaaaaaaatgaagaaaagaaaaagccACCAAAGGGTTTCGGCCTGCATGTGCAGTcctattatatatgttttttaattaaaaaaaatgaataacagGTCGTtcaccttttatattttttaaaaacaaaattaatagacAACAAGTCGTGGATTATAATCTAGAAAATAGTTATCCCTCCAAGCTCTTGAACCTACAACCTTTTGTTTGTCACAGGCCTAACCAACTAATTTAAAACTTGGATTtgttctaaaatattaaaaatatatattaaagtgattcattatttatataaacaaaaaaacaccataaaaaatcctatttcttttaatgttgTAAGTTAATTCtcccactatttttttttttaaataatcaagtGAGTCATCATATATTCAAATGCTATCCAATATCACAACATGTAAACCCTTttggtactttttttttttcttttatgctgGAGATGTCCCTCACAAGTACTGAAAACACGTACTaaaagaaattgtaatttttaaaaatctagaaaaaaaaaacaaaaatcctagaaaaaaaattgatacacgagaaataaatgaagaactACCGACatagaaaacatattttgatTCGTTGTCATGcattttatataagttttcttTCCAGTGTTTTCGATGCATTTAATTTCATCACAATAGGTGACAAAGAACCTACCAAAATATTggtcaaataaatataaatttaatgacatgcaaatgattccattataaaattatatttttttatatataaataataaaacaattagaTTTTACCATCGAGTTTTTAGACCATGTGGATGTGGCGTTCTATTGTCTTTAAAGGATTAAACTCCCCTCCAGTTTAAAAGGTAGCCGATGAAGTCATGAAAACTTTAgacaagaataaattttttcatgggTTGCATCTTGGGCTATGGTGATTAAGTTTAAATGTCAGCTTCTCTCTATAGGCTCATGTTTCATGAAACACAAATTTCCAAATGAATGCCTATTTAAGCTGGTCCAaatgaccatttttttttttgtacatcatCATTTTCACACTTtcaaatgttttaaataatcatatttgaaagacttaaacataaaaaataagggaaaaaactTACTTGTTTTGTACAATTAATGTTacctttttatgatttttgttaacGTCCCTAAAAGAGAGATGAGTGTTTGTTTATAAGAGAGACATGGGTTTAACTAGTTTGTTTATTCCTCtcacaattgaaaaaattattatttataaagtagAGAATACTTTGTGTGAAAGCAACGTGTAAGCATTGTTTAAAAAGATAATGTATGGAGACATGAAGATTTCAATGGAGATCTAACCATAGagatttttgttagaaaaattaGAGACAAATATAGAGATATAGAGATCTCACTATGAAGATTTTCGTTGAAGACATCTGAGATATGAAGATGTATTgcttattttattgaaaactttAAGAGATAATAGAGattcaatttctaaaaattatcagATCTTGGGTAGTGTATCATTGAATATTTCCCTATAATTTCAGGTTACATTTATTTCCTTACACATTATTGGATGAATCCCCTGAAGATTaatctttatatcttttttttttctaggacaTGACATTTCTCAGTATCATAACTATGATTGTGGTGAAAGTGACAAAACTTGGTAGGGTTCCTTGTGttcatgttatttttcataGGAGGTAAGCATTGCTTGAATTCTTTTCCTTTGATGATAACCAACACCTTAGCATATGTGGTGGTCAGAGATGTAGTTATGAGCTCATGA
This genomic interval from Populus alba chromosome 1, ASM523922v2, whole genome shotgun sequence contains the following:
- the LOC118034872 gene encoding auxin-responsive protein SAUR78 → MEKFSKLTKLKSAIKRLPSFTKTGRTNSSIAAFNNDHDQCDQSDDHVDGKVSNGLHAVYVGKSRRRYLLRSDVICHPLFQGLMDRSGAGSGDEEDNQVVVVACEVVLFEHLLWMLESGGSQLGSMEELAEFYYTC